Within the Drosophila melanogaster chromosome 3R genome, the region CAATGTGAGTCCAGTTAAAGAAACCACTTAATATCATTAACTAATTTctggtaaataaatattccaGGTGCCGACAGCAACTATCCTCAGCCACTGATGGTGCAAATCGACGATTGTGACGCATTGCCCTGCGATTTGTGGAAGGGAACCGAGGCCAAAATCGACATCCAATTTGTTGCCAGTAAGTAAAATGCCATGGTGCATAGTTCAGATCTATAAATCGGAATATTATTTTGATACTATTTTAATTTCTActacaatattttaataatatttttgttctCCCTTCCATTAGCTCGCAATACCATGAAGAAGCTATCAGCCGAAGTGCATCTGACCTCGCTGGGAGTGACCATACCCTATGACCTAGAAGCCTCCCGTGGCAATGTGTGCAGCAATCTGCTCCATGGCGCCTACTGTCCCCTGGATGCTGGCGAGGATGTGACCTACCAGCTGCTCCTGCCAGTCACCACCAACCAGCCGGAGGTGCCCACGCGCCTAGAAGTTCGTCTGCTGGACTCCGATGACGAGAATCGAGTGGTGTCCTGTTTCCTGGCCGACACTCGGGTCAAGAAGCCCAGATCGGCAGTTTAGATGAAGATGACTTATAGATTAGGCCGCAAGACATTGTATCAATGTTTTTGGCACTGGACATCGAGTGATGCCAATTAATACCGCATAAGCAGTTGGCACTTAAGCCCGACAAACACTATTAGCagttatgaataaataattaggggaaaatattataaataatcgAAATGAACGGCTAAGATAATTACCCGGGCACATTTGGGCGTGCGGATGTGTAGATGTGTGGGAGCTTCGACTTGTGGGACAGACTACGACGTCGGATTAGCCGGGCGCGGCTCACCACCCTTGAGGGCGCCATGAATCGGCTTAATTAAATGACGCAGAAAATTACGCAGCTCCGGTGTGGGAAGATCCTAAGGGTGGGTGGATTGTTGGTGGTGGCGGGGGTGGCAGGTGGTCGGAGTGGGAGTGGCTGCGGTTTCGAAGGCTCCATTCACAAGACTTTAAATTTTCCAGAACTCCAGTTAGCCTCCATTTACACGCACAGCCCCTATGGCTTCCTTCCGGCGCTCAAAGCTAATTGGCTTTTCAACACTTTGGAGCTTCCTGCCGCTGATGGCGTCTAATGAACAAGCCCTGATGGGAGCACATATCCGACGGTTAGCTAATTGAGACGTTGACTAGGTGGTGACATATGGCTGAGAACTGCAAATTTGTGGCCAAACACTGGATCTAAGGTCAGGTAGTGCCTTAAACATCATTTAACTGATCTACATTGATTCAATTCAACTGCTGGACTTTCCGGTTGAGGTACTGGAGATGGTCTTGACCAATTTGGACATACGCAGTCATCAAATGATAAGCGATATGTCCGAAAAATTGAAACAGATTAATAATGCGCCGGTACAGGAGGTATGAGGATGACAATCGGGAACGTCCTAAGGTTCACTCTGCAGATCCTGCGCTTAACATGCACTTATTTCGATGACGAGTATTCTGAGTCGGACTTTGCTCTCTGCCTGCTGGTTTACTTCGATTATAAACATTTCCAGTATGATCTCAAAGATACTCTGAGCTATTGAGGAGTTGAGGAGGGGAATGCAACCATCCAAGTAACTTGGAAGTCCAACCTACAATACACCTACAATATTCAACCAAACACGGTAGCTAAATCCGCTCCTCGGATTTTGCTTAAATTTATAGTGGATGGTCCACcgttattaattaattttataaacgatttcatcacCCGAAACGAAGATCCTAACACACTCTATCACTTGCTCCCAAAAACGAACTTTACCATTCTAATTGAGGGAGAGTCTTTTCAAGGAATTCAATTTGTCTATTTCAAACATCTGAACATTGACGTTCTGAAATTGAGTGATCTATCATACAGGTGATAAACGGACATGGAGCCACGGCAATTTTAATACTCTTTATAAGAAATTCCGTCAAATAACTAGGTTCATTAAAACTTAAACATATACTATTATATAACTTGACGAACTTGACTAATTTATACCTTAATCACTGTGAACTATATACACACGTTTTTAGGTGCAGATGTACTGGGAATTGGCCATCCAAAGCGATTCAATGATGATAACAATTAGCCAAATTATTCGAAATTAAACCAAAGCACTGTTTAACATTTTGTTGCCCAGTCATGATGTGGAAGAGCTATGAAAGGATCCCAAGTTTGTTGCGAAATGAACTTCCGACGGTTCGGTTGGATTTCGGCTTTCGTTTTGATTCGACTGGCCATCGAAGTGGTCGGTTCCTACTACATGGAATACAGCACGAGTCCAAAGGTGATGATTTGATTgataatttttgattaatAAATCTATCTGTCTGTCCATAATACAATGTATAGAAAGCAGTAGTAGCTATAAAACAAATACATGTTTTCGGCGAGTCGAACTACATGAAGGCCAAAATATATATCCACGAAGATCGATCCCACTTCGATTTACATGTCCAGTTGGTCCATGAGTTGGGAAGTAACCACCTCATCATGAATATAAAGGTGCGCGTAAAACCGGAAGGAAGCAATGCCTTTGTGCAACTGTTCGAATTGCGGCGCATCAATTTTTGCGAATTTCTCAGCGAATACAACACGAATCCAATGATGGAGATGATGTTCAAAAAGAACGTCAAATTGAACGATATTATTGTGTGCCCAGTTCGAGTAGGAAACTACTCGCTTCTAAATTCCGACATAGCCGAAAATATCCATGCAGATGGAGTCCAGAATGGCACCTACAGGTTCTTCGCCGAAATTGTCGAGGAAATCGGAGAGATTGCGAAAGTGTTCGCACTCCAAGTCACTTCAGAGGTTTATATTGTAGACAAGGAACTGGACTGTAAAGTTCGAGGAAAAGCTTTAGAATGTTTGGACAATGATGCCTAAAACGTTGCAATCTTTAAACATTCTGTAtaaaagtagaaaaaaaattaaaatacaatataatcAAGTATTGCGtaaatgtttttcatttgttaAAACAATTGGGCAAAACCCATCttgaatattgaatatttagCCAAAAATCGTTTCCCtaattttatgtaaataatataataggtattttgatcaaaacattgaaaatactggcccaaatatggaatgtcacaCCTCgctgtgtttgttttttcaaTTATAATCGATTTGCAGTCGAATTGGGGaattctacatttttgcatttttttgcaaattttgatgaaaatTGATGAAAtctacaaaaaatgcgaaatttgaccaaaaaatccgtcaaaaaatgatagggatgGTTATTGTATTGCTAATTAGGAGTAAAAAACTGTTATTACTTTGGCGGTGTGAACActtttagtcaagttatacCCGAAAAATCCATCttgaatattgaatatttttccTAAAATTGATCTTGATCTGATCTTGATTTCTATTACAGTTAATCGATGTTTTAAAAAGTGCGGCATTCTTGGGTTAATTTATCAGATTGTTTGAGAATGGgtcaatttattaataaatggcattaattgaaaatggttAATGGGACATGACCATTTGATGATTGCCAGCAGACGATTTTTGTCATTGCGGCATGAAATTCGTTCGGCTTTCGATATTTTTTCCGCTATTTTACATAGTAAATGGCAATGGAACTGACCATAAATCCTTGTGGGATGACGACGAGGACAATGAAGTTCAGGTATTAAGTGGTACACCTTTACTTACGATCTATAGCTACAACGCTTTCTAGAAACCGATACTTCGTATTCATCATATCAACATCTTTGGGGACTCTCGCTTTATGAAGGCTTTATCATACATCGATGAGACTCGCTTGAAGTTCACTATATTCATATCGCTTCGTGAAGAACTGGGTAGCAATTTCCTGACATTCAACATAAAGATTCGAGTGAGACCGACGGGCAGAACGAATTTCGTAACGCTGCTCCAAATGCGGGATCTGGATCTGTGTGGCTTCTTCACGGAGTTCAGAAAAAACCCCATGATGAAGTACTTTCTGCAATCGGAGATGCAACTAAGCGACATTATTGTCTGTCCAGTGCGTGTGGGAAACTACTCAGTGAAGAATGTGAGTGTCAAGGACATCTATCCTCAGGTTCTACAGAACGGGATCTACAAGTTCTTTGTGGAGGTAATTGAGGCAACAGCGGAAAAAGTCTTTGCCCTGCAGGTTACCACCGAGGTCCGAATACCAACTGCCGcagaataaatatttgccaacaAAGGATATGTAATTACAGGATGTGTGTATGTCTATTCCGTTCGGCTCACCCCCCGTCTGCAATGTAAGCGGATTGCTGTCGCCTCGCCCTCatttttccgcattttccgACACATTTCCTCCACCTccgccgttttttttttccattgtGCGTCATGAGCTGCGGAGCAGGAAGCATATTGAAAATCGCTTAAAGCACCGTCCAAGTGCATGGCCGATTATGGTGATTATCCCCGAACTAAAGAGACTTGCGTGCGGGCTCTTCTTGGGGGGGTTTCTTTGGATTTCCCGCGGGATCCTTGCGGTTTTCGCCGAAGCCATATGCGCAATTTAGTTATAATTAATAGAAAAACAATATGTTCAATAGGCAATCAATGACAATGTGCATTAATGTTACTTTGCCATAACTTTTGGTTAAAAACACTGAAATCGTGTGCCACTAAACCCTTTCCATCATAAACGTGTTAAAAACCGATGGTAATATGATATTTTAATGGAGCTTGAAATATCCGTGCCTCCGTTAATTAAAATCCGTCATGCGGTTTTCATCGGGTATTATTTTCCATGGACTTATTTCTTTATCAGGAAAGGGGTGGCCTGACAAGGGTCACACCCTCCGATGGGCAATGCCTTTCTTAACGCACAATCAAATCACTTTGCGAATTCAATTTGGCAAAAATAATGTGAATATAGCTATCTTCTATACGGCTAGggcaaatggaaatcaaaatTTCAATCACGCCAGGCGACGCAGGGAAAATTCCAGCAAGTAGCAAGTAAGTTGGGGAAAATTTAAGGGGCCGGCATTCACGTGAAGTGCCAATGCCTGATATCGAGTGTCGCACTTATTTGTGACctttgcaaattcaatttgtcgCCTTTTTATCTATAAACATTTTCTATTAgctttcaatttttttattttattattttatttatttttttttttgagggaAGGTTTTCGATTTGGTTTTGGCAACTGGGTGAGGTCAATAGCACACACAGTTTATTCAAAAGAAACTGGCATTTGACGTGGAAATTCTTGAGCTAATCCGATGGGACCGGACATCTTAGCTTTTGTCTAGGCCAGTTTTTACGTAGATGAATCAATCGAAATCCATGGATTTTTAGTCCATGGCAAACTTCATTTCCAGAAagaaacattaaaaaataaaacctgCGCCCATTTTCTGGCAATTAAAAAGGCGTTGAGTTGGGCAATTAAACACACGAACCTGCCTCAAAATAATTCACTTAAATAACGCAATGTTGCGTAATTCAGTTTCAcagttttgtaattaaaagcATTTGCATAAGAATCGCATCGAGCGACGGGCCTCGGGCATACTTTCATGCCACTCTAATTAAAGGCTGCCCTCGGTGCAGGACTCCTTTTACTGGCCAGGACTTTGGTTCTCGGCCTCGTCTTCCCCTAGAGGTCATCAACGTCTCCGACAAGGCGGCTCAAGTCCCAATTTCCCCCTTCTTTGGCAACCCGGAAAATGTGCAGTTGCATGGTTTGTCAATAGCGTTTTGTCCTTTGCGTTGCCAGCAGGAAGTCCTTAATGTTTTTCCAGAGTGCCTTTCAATCGGTGTATAGAAAATTTAGTTGTTTGGCCTGCGTTCTTTGTCAAGTAATGTTTTTATTCTTTTACGCTTTAACAACGTCAAACACGGCGAAAGTTTGTTACCAAagattgtatatatgtatgttctcTCAATTTGAATATGGGAATGGCTAACTAAACTTAGTTTAACATAAAAACCGCTAGCATTAAGAGGAGCGAAGTGGAAGCCCACGTAGGGCTTAATCTATGATTTACTAGATAAAGAGCTCggtaataattattattgaatttaatgagGCGCACATATTTCAACAAGTGCCTCGGCTGTCaaatacccatacccataatattattaatatacaaGTAAAGAGTATAATCATATCATATCCGCTGTAAAGCAAAACTAACCTGAAACTAACTGAACTAATATAAactaatattattaatatacaaGTAAAGAGTATAATCATTATATCCGCTTTAAAGCAAAACTAACCTgaacatattttattcaattcaatAGACTGTTatcttttggccaacaatgaAGTTTAAAACCAATCCGATCGGTGTGTGCTCGTGTGTGGCTATCATACTATTGTTCTgctattcaatttaaaatttaagtgTAAATATCAAGTGTACGTGCTATGAGAAGTCCTTTTGCGAACTAAAGCGTTGCGAATTAAAGGTCCTGGGTCGCGGCATCGTTGGTCTTTTTTTGCATGCCCAGGCTCATCAGCTGCCCATTAACAGTTCGACGGTTTGTACAATTATTACAATAATACCCTAGCAGAGGGTATActgatattatatttattaaaaaataacaggaaataatatttaattagtgCAAGTGTTAGTAAACTTCTGCTTTACAGAGTGAGCATTCGTTgttcttttttatattgtaatttataaaatttgtttttttttttcagtgcattcTATCGCTATACCGAAGGTTCAATGGATACAGGCCGTTCCTTTACAATATGACCGTTGATATTTGCAGTTTTTTCAAAAATCGAAAACGCTATCCATTTGTCGATTTAGTATACGACGCTATAAAGAACTTTAGCAACGTAAATCACTCCTGCCCACACAATGTTTGTAGTATATCCCTAACTTTATAAAACTTCTATGCActaattgctttttaattttgtatgaTTTCCAGCATGACATAATTGTGAACCGAATGGTACTAAATGACAATATGATCGTTAAGGTACCTTTTCCGAGTGGTTTTTACAAACTAATGTTTATCTTAAAAACAGATGGCATTTGGCGGGGCGAAGTTGAAGTTTACGTTGAGGTTAATTTGGGATATGATcgttaaaaatacaaattaaaaattaaattaaaaataccaataCATATTAGTTATTAATGTTATGCagatatgtttatttttttattataggTCACTGATCGTCATGAGGCGCGCACATACTATCTGAATGCAACCACTAAAGCATGTGCCTCGACTATCAAGTACCCATTACACATATAACTaatttaacaataaatataaaattttaatttcttatatAGTATTCAACGAATCTATTAGGTATACCTTTTACATCTACCAGTAATCACGATAGATTCATTAAAGCGTGACAAACCTAAACACTCTGGATTCAATTCAATGAGCTGTTTACTGTTGGCCAACAATGAGGCTAGAAACAAATGGAATCCGACTGTGGTCATATGTGGTCATTAATTTGCTACTCAGTGATTCAAACGCTTTATTCaagtttaaaaatgttaagtGCACATGCTACGAAAAGTCCTTTTGCGAACTTAAACGTTGTGAACTGAAGGTCCTGGGACGCGGCATTGTGGGCTTAAATCTACATGCCCAGGTTTATAAGCTGCCCATTAAATCTACGACTGTATGTATCGGAATTGACTCATTCCAATTATGT harbors:
- the Npc2c gene encoding Niemann-Pick type C-2c produces the protein MSSFKKLSLCLVLSIMWTSVADSTPIRQCADSNYPQPLMVQIDDCDALPCDLWKGTEAKIDIQFVATRNTMKKLSAEVHLTSLGVTIPYDLEASRGNVCSNLLHGAYCPLDAGEDVTYQLLLPVTTNQPEVPTRLEVRLLDSDDENRVVSCFLADTRVKKPRSAV
- the CG33630 gene encoding uncharacterized protein; this encodes MNFRRFGWISAFVLIRLAIEVVGSYYMEYSTSPKKAVVAIKQIHVFGESNYMKAKIYIHEDRSHFDLHVQLVHELGSNHLIMNIKVRVKPEGSNAFVQLFELRRINFCEFLSEYNTNPMMEMMFKKNVKLNDIIVCPVRVGNYSLLNSDIAENIHADGVQNGTYRFFAEIVEEIGEIAKVFALQVTSEVYIVDKELDCKVRGKALECLDNDA
- the CG33631 gene encoding uncharacterized protein — protein: MKFVRLSIFFPLFYIVNGNGTDHKSLWDDDEDNEVQKPILRIHHINIFGDSRFMKALSYIDETRLKFTIFISLREELGSNFLTFNIKIRVRPTGRTNFVTLLQMRDLDLCGFFTEFRKNPMMKYFLQSEMQLSDIIVCPVRVGNYSVKNVSVKDIYPQVLQNGIYKFFVEVIEATAEKVFALQVTTEVRIPTAAE
- the CG33783 gene encoding uncharacterized protein, with the protein product MKFKTNPIGVVNIKCTCYEKSFCELKRCELKVLGRGIVGLFLHAQAHQLPINSSTCILSLYRRFNGYRPFLYNMTVDICSFFKNRKRYPFVDLVYDAIKNFSNVNHSCPHNHDIIVNRMVLNDNMIVKVPFPSGFYKLMFILKTDGIWRGEVEVYVEVNLGYDR